A single genomic interval of Trichosurus vulpecula isolate mTriVul1 chromosome 6, mTriVul1.pri, whole genome shotgun sequence harbors:
- the LOC118853310 gene encoding essential MCU regulator, mitochondrial-like: MWLGVALRLAAAPAQSRALRPGQGLLKHWSHPGQNRVPSRSHISKPSGAIMPPPVTMPFGLVRVLSVVITFICFGTYVSKTFAGFLEEYSEVTSPEFEDDLQGALED, from the coding sequence ATGTGGCTGGGAGTTGCTCTCAGGTTAGCTGCGGCGCCTGCGCAGAGCCGGGCTCTCCGGCCTGGACAGGGCCTGCTGAAGCACTGGAGCCATCCTGGGCAGAACCGGGTCCCTTCACGATCCCACATCTCCAAACCCAGTGGAGCCATCATGCCCCCGCCAGTCACTATGCCTTTTGGACTTGTCCGGGTACTTAGTGTTGTGATTACCTTCATCTGTTTTGGGACTTACGTAAGCAAGACTTTCGCCGGCTTCCTTGAGGAGTACAGTGAGGTTACAAGCCCAGAGTTTGAAGATGATTTGCAGGGTGCGTTGGAAGACTAA